GCGTGCCGTTCGGGAACGTTGCCGCCTTCGGCTGCGGTACGAGCGCCGCGAAGGGCATCTGCACGCGCGCCTCGGCGGCCGGGGTGAGGGTCACGGGCGTCGCCAACGCGCTCAGGCTCAGGCTGATCATCAGGGCCCCCAGGCCCATCACTCGCTGTTTCATGTGTCCTCCGAAAGGGCAAGGAGGCGGGCGCCACCAGTCCGCGCGCCGCCTCCTGCTCCCTGCACCTCGATTACAGGCTGGCGTTCCAGGCCTTCACGATGTCGTCCAGCGCCTGCTTGGCGCTTTTCTGCCCGGCCATCGCGGCCTCGACGTTGTCCTTGAACACCTTGTTCAGCTTGCTGGCATCTGGGTACACCAGCGTCAGGTCCTTGGCGCGCTTCAGTTCCGTGGACGCCACGAGGCGGCCCTGGCTGACGGCGTCCGAGCCGCCTTGCTTGAAGAACTTGTCCCCGCTGGCCTTCACGGTGCTGGGGAACGTCGTCTTCGTGACTTTGCTGAACTGCAGCTGGTTCACGTCGTTCGTCAGGAACAGCGCGAGCTTCTGCGCCAGCGCCTTGTCCTTCACGCCTTTGGGCACCATGAAGCCCATCAGGCCGGTGTGGATGACGTTCCCGGCGATGTTGATCGGGTACGGCGCCACGCGCGTCTGATCGAAGATCGCCTTGTTGTCGTTCTGCACGCGCAGGATGAACTGAGGACCCGTGATCAGCATGCCCAGCTTCCCGGCCGAGTACAGCTCGGTGGCGGCCGTGAAGCCGCGGCGCATGGTGTCCTCGGGAATGTAGCCCTTCTTGTACAGGTCCACGTACGTCTGCAGCAGCTTGACGTGCTCGGGGCTGTTGAACACGGCTTTGCTGCCGCTCTTGTCCAGGATGGGCAGGCCTGCCTCCTGGAACACGTACAGCATGCTGATCCCGTTGATGTTCGGCATGAAGCCGTACATGCCGGTCTTGTCCTTGATCTGCTTCGCGGCGGCGATCAGCGTCTGGATGGTGCGCGGCGGGTTGGCGGGGTCCAGACCCGCTTTGCGGAAGATCTCGGTGTTGTACGCCACAACCTTCGGCGCCCAGTACCACGGCACCCCCATGACCTTCCCGTCGTACGTGAAGGTGTTCAGCGGGCTGGCGAAGTACAGCTTCTTCTGCGCGGCGCTCAGGTCCAGCGCCTCCAGCGCGCCCTGCTGCACCAGCTTGACCGTCATGTCGCTGCTGAGGTTCACGGCGGCCGGCGGGCGACCGGCGGCGACGGATGCGAGCAGTTTCTGTTCCATGGCGGTGGCGGGGACGTCCACCCACTTGAGTTCCACGGTGGGGTTTTCCTTCTCGAACTGCGCGACGAGGCGGTTCATCTCGTCGTTGAACAGCGGCGCGAGGCTGATCGTCCAGAATTCCAGCTGGGTCTTCTGCGCGTGGGCGGCCCCGCCGAGCATCGCGGCGGTGATCAGGGTGGTGAGGGCGCGGTATTTCATGCTTGAACTCCTGGGGGCGGCGCGCCGGGCGGCGCTGGGTGGACTCCGGCGGGGGAACTTGAGAAGGATGTGCGGAGAATGTAGCGGTTTTCAGAACCCATCGTCTGAGAACCTGAGCGTTCCCCTCTCACCGGGCCGTCAGCTTGACCGGTCGCCCGCCACCCCGAGTGCCTGCGCGAACCAGCGCGTCACGTGATCCGGGCGGGTGATCGCGCTGCCCACCACCACCGCGTGCGCGCCGGTCGCCAGGGCATGCGCGGCCAGTTCGGGCGTGTTCAGGCGGCCCTCCGCGATGAACGGCAGCCCCGCCCCGGCCAGCTCACGCATCAACGTGAAGTCCGGCCCCGCCTGCTGCGGGCTGTGCGGCGTGTACCCGCTCATGGTGGTGCCCACGATGTCCGCACCTGCCGCGTACGCCGCCTGCGCTTCCGCCAGCGTGCTGATGTCCGCCATCGCCAGCGCCCCGCAGGCATGCGCCTCGGCGATCAGGTCCGCCACCGGGAAGGGGCGCGGCAGGTCTGTCCCGTCGAAGGCCACGACCTCCGCTCCGGCCCGGGCCACCGCGCGCACCTCCTGCGGCGTCGCGGTGATGTACACCGGCGAGCCCGGCTGCGCCTGCTTCGTCAACCCGATGATCGGCACGTCCGTCAGCGCCCGCACTGTCCGGATGTCCTCCGGGCTGCGCAGCCGCAGGCCCCCCGCGCCGCCCAGCAGCGCCGCGCGGCTCATCGCCGCGATGATACCCGTGTCCCGCAGGGGGCTGCCGTCGTCCGCCTGGACACTCACGATCAACGCGCCCCGCAGGCGCTGTAGCACGTCACTCACGCCGGACAGTGTAGGGCCATCAGCTGGAGAAGAGACCCCGTACCCATACCGAGTGGAGTCGGGCAGGCCCTCAACACCACCCATCGTTCGCCATGGACAGCAGAAGTCAGAGCTGTTAAGAGTCACCCTCAACTCCTCTGAATCGAACCCGGCCAGGACCTGAACAGGACAGCGGGTGGAATGGGAGTCAAGGGACGGGGGGTTGAGCCCTCCAGGAATCTGAAAACGCTGTGATTCCTGGTGTCTCGTGAGCCACCGGTCGATACCTCAACTCACGTCGAGAACCCGTCTTTCTCGACTTCAGTCTGCTCGGGTTGAACGGGCATGGGGCAGTCGGCAGAAGGGGATAGGTCCTCGTGACGTCTTCAGTCTCCGTTCTGCCTGACGCTCAGTTGCTGGGAGGTCAGCGGGGTGGGTATCAGCAGGGCCCCTCGGCTGGCACGATCATCATGACCGGGTTCTGAAGCGATGGATATGTCTGCTGCAGGCGTGTCAGATCCTGTTGAGCCGCCGTGAATCCCTGTGCGGCGGCCAGACGCAGCCACACGGCTGCCTGCCCCAGATCTCGCCAGACGCCCTGACCATTGGCATACGCGGCGGCCAGATTATGTTGAGCCTGCGCGAAGCCCTGCTGCGCTGCCCGGGCGTACCAGCAGAACGCCTGGACATCGTTCCGGGGAACGCCACGGCCGTTGGCATACAGCACGCCCAGGTTGTTCTGGGCGATCATGTCGCCCTGCTCGGCGGCCCGGCGGTACCAGCTGGCGGCCAGCGCGTCATCTTGCGGAACGCCCACCCCCCTGGTGTACAGCACGGCCATGTTCAGCTGAGCGGGGATCAGGCCCTGCTCAGCGGCCCGGCGGTACCACTCGGCTGCCTGCGCGTCACTCTGATCCACTCCCTGCGCATTGTCGTACAGCTGCCCCAGCTGCAGTTGCGCTTCCGGGTGGCCCTGCTCGGCGGCCTGCCGGAACCATCGAGCGGCCAGGGCGTCGTCTCTGGGAACGCCCTGACCATCGTGATACAGAACACCCAGGTTGAATTGCGCCAGGATGTGACCCTGCTCGGCCGCCTTCCGGAACCACACGGCGGCCTGAGCGTCGTCCTGCGCAGTACCCTGAGCAGTCAGGAACAACACCCCGAGGTTGAACTGCGCGCTGGCGTGACCCTGCTCGGCCGCCCGGCGGTACCAGACGGCAGCCAATGTCGCGTCAGGCGTCACCCCACGGCCTGTCATATACATCGTCGCCAGCCAGAATTGGCCAGCCGCGTCCCCAGCTTGAGCCGCGTCCGTGAATTCCCGGACAGCCTCAGCGTATGATCCCGTGCGGTACAGGCCGATGCCGTCCTCCACGGACGCTCCCGCGGTGGTGCTCAGAACTGCCCAGAGCGCCACTATCCATGTGTATCGCTTCTTCATCAGGTGTCCTCCGTTCAGGGCTGCGTTCTTCCATGCTGCAACGACAGTATCGGCAGCGTGAACTCGCTGATGATGTCCCCCGTCGGGTGGGCATGCATGTCGTGGACTGGACACATGACGTGTGGTCACGGGCTGCACTATAGAAAGGTTTACAAATCTTTCAACCCGAGCGAATGCGAGAAGGAGCAAAGCGGGTTCCGGTCGTGGAGTTGGCAGATCAGTGGTCTTCCGATCTGTCAACGAAACAGATGGAATCCGTGTAAGATGTTGAAATTGCCGTACGCTGGGCGTCGTGAGTCTGACTCTGACAAGCGGCGCGCTGGTGATGGTGGACATTCCCGGCCCCACCCTGGATGACGATACGGTCGCGCATCTGCGCCGCCACAGGATCCGCAGCGTGTGCCTGTTCCGCAAAAATGTGGTTTCCGAGGCGCAACTCTCGGTCCTGTGCGCCGACCTGCGCGCCGTGATGGGCGAGCACGCCCTGATCGCCCTGGACCACGAGGGCGGCGCGATCCTGCGCCCGACGTTCTGGCCGTTCGCGCCAGCTGCCATGAATCTGGGCGCGGCAGGCGACGAGGCGCTGACGGAGGACGTGAGTGCCGCCCTGGCGCGGCAGCTGCGCCGCGTGGGCATCAACTGGAACTTCGCCCCCGTGCTGGACGTGAACGTGAACCCCGCCAACCCCGTGATCGGCGAGCGGGCCTTCGGCGCCGACGTGGGGCTCGTGACGCGCATGGGTCGCGCCGCTCTCTCTGGGCACGACCGGGCAGGCGTCGCCGCGTGCGTCAAACACTTCCCCGGGCACGGGGACACCAGCCTGGACAGCCACCTCGCCCTGCCCCGTGTGGACAAAGCCAGGGAGGACCTGGAAGCCGGGGAGTTCGCACCGTTCCGCGACCTGCTGCCCGTCACGCCCGCCGTGATGACCGCGCACATCATCTACCCGGCGCTGGACCCCGCGCGGCCCGCCACGCTGTCCCGCGCGGTGCTGACCGGCCTGCTGCGCGAGGAGTGGGGTTTCGACGGCGTGATCGTCACGGACTCCATGGGCATGAAGGCCATCGACGACCACTACGGGCGCGGCGAGGCCGGGGTGATGGCCATCCAGGCGGGCGCGGACCTGGTTATGGCCCTCGGCCGCCGCGAGGCGCAGGAGGCGACCCTGAACGCCATCCAGTCCGCCCTTGACAACGGGACGCTGGACGCCACGCAGATGCAGGCCAGCGTGCGCCGCCTGGAAGCCCTGGCCGCCCGCTACCCCGCGCAGGCGGATGCCACCCTGGACCCGCGGGCTGACGCGGCGCTGCTGGAATGTGCCTGGGCGCGCGGCCTGAGTGCGTACCGCGACCCGGTCGCCCCGCCCCCCGGTTCAACGGTGCTGCTGGTCGCGCAGACGAAAGTCCCCCGCGAGAACGTCAGTGAGGCCAGCGTGGACGCCGCAACTCTCGCCGCCGAGCTGAGCGGCGTGTACGAGGTGCAGCTGCACGCCTTCGAGGACCCGGCGGACCTGGACTGGACCGCCCTGCGGGCCCTGGGGCTGCCGGTCATCCTGGCCACCACTTCACGCCACCGCCACGCCGCGCTGCGCGGGACCCAGCCCGATCTGCACCTGGCGCTGTACAACCCCTACGCCGCACTGGACGTGAACGCCCCGGCGGTCCTCACGTACGGATTTCAGCCGGAAGCCCGCCGCGCCGTGCGGCGCTGGCTGACCGGCGACCTGAGAGCGGCCGGTACGCTGCCGTTTCCGGAGTGACCCGGCGTAGCCCGTTCGGCGCACACGGCAACGATACGGACGGCAGGGTTCAGTTCCGTCGGGCGAGCCCATGAGCGCACCACCCACCTGAACTGAATTCTGATGCCAGGAGACCGCGTATCTGAATGGCACCAGGGTCGGTTCTGACGCCGTGGGCTGTGCGCACGGTGCGGGCGGAACCCTGAAACCGCTGCCGTTCTCAGGTGCGCGCTCTGCGGCGCAGCCGTGCGGGTCTGATCGGTTCAGAGGTCTGGCGGGTGTCCCTCGACCCCGCGGACTTCTGCGGTCAGAACGGTTCGAAGCTGATGGAGTCCACCAGCATGTGAACGGTACCGCGCGTGGCGGGGCCGCCCCACGCGGCGCTGTTCGTGGGCCACACGTTCAGCATGATATGAGCGGCGTCCTGCGGGACGTCCTGGGTGGTCTCCCAGACCTTCGAGCCGTTCAGGAAGTACGTGACGCGGTCCGGTCGCCACTCGTACGTCATGGTCTGGAAGGACTGGCCGAACGTGACG
The Deinococcus sedimenti DNA segment above includes these coding regions:
- the nagZ gene encoding beta-N-acetylhexosaminidase, with protein sequence MSLTLTSGALVMVDIPGPTLDDDTVAHLRRHRIRSVCLFRKNVVSEAQLSVLCADLRAVMGEHALIALDHEGGAILRPTFWPFAPAAMNLGAAGDEALTEDVSAALARQLRRVGINWNFAPVLDVNVNPANPVIGERAFGADVGLVTRMGRAALSGHDRAGVAACVKHFPGHGDTSLDSHLALPRVDKAREDLEAGEFAPFRDLLPVTPAVMTAHIIYPALDPARPATLSRAVLTGLLREEWGFDGVIVTDSMGMKAIDDHYGRGEAGVMAIQAGADLVMALGRREAQEATLNAIQSALDNGTLDATQMQASVRRLEALAARYPAQADATLDPRADAALLECAWARGLSAYRDPVAPPPGSTVLLVAQTKVPRENVSEASVDAATLAAELSGVYEVQLHAFEDPADLDWTALRALGLPVILATTSRHRHAALRGTQPDLHLALYNPYAALDVNAPAVLTYGFQPEARRAVRRWLTGDLRAAGTLPFPE
- a CDS encoding ABC transporter substrate-binding protein; this encodes MKYRALTTLITAAMLGGAAHAQKTQLEFWTISLAPLFNDEMNRLVAQFEKENPTVELKWVDVPATAMEQKLLASVAAGRPPAAVNLSSDMTVKLVQQGALEALDLSAAQKKLYFASPLNTFTYDGKVMGVPWYWAPKVVAYNTEIFRKAGLDPANPPRTIQTLIAAAKQIKDKTGMYGFMPNINGISMLYVFQEAGLPILDKSGSKAVFNSPEHVKLLQTYVDLYKKGYIPEDTMRRGFTAATELYSAGKLGMLITGPQFILRVQNDNKAIFDQTRVAPYPINIAGNVIHTGLMGFMVPKGVKDKALAQKLALFLTNDVNQLQFSKVTKTTFPSTVKASGDKFFKQGGSDAVSQGRLVASTELKRAKDLTLVYPDASKLNKVFKDNVEAAMAGQKSAKQALDDIVKAWNASL
- a CDS encoding N-acetylmannosamine-6-phosphate 2-epimerase; translated protein: MSDVLQRLRGALIVSVQADDGSPLRDTGIIAAMSRAALLGGAGGLRLRSPEDIRTVRALTDVPIIGLTKQAQPGSPVYITATPQEVRAVARAGAEVVAFDGTDLPRPFPVADLIAEAHACGALAMADISTLAEAQAAYAAGADIVGTTMSGYTPHSPQQAGPDFTLMRELAGAGLPFIAEGRLNTPELAAHALATGAHAVVVGSAITRPDHVTRWFAQALGVAGDRSS
- a CDS encoding SEL1-like repeat protein encodes the protein MTTRHVSSPRHACPPDGGHHQRVHAADTVVAAWKNAALNGGHLMKKRYTWIVALWAVLSTTAGASVEDGIGLYRTGSYAEAVREFTDAAQAGDAAGQFWLATMYMTGRGVTPDATLAAVWYRRAAEQGHASAQFNLGVLFLTAQGTAQDDAQAAVWFRKAAEQGHILAQFNLGVLYHDGQGVPRDDALAARWFRQAAEQGHPEAQLQLGQLYDNAQGVDQSDAQAAEWYRRAAEQGLIPAQLNMAVLYTRGVGVPQDDALAASWYRRAAEQGDMIAQNNLGVLYANGRGVPRNDVQAFCWYARAAQQGFAQAQHNLAAAYANGQGVWRDLGQAAVWLRLAAAQGFTAAQQDLTRLQQTYPSLQNPVMMIVPAEGPC